One Podarcis raffonei isolate rPodRaf1 chromosome 3, rPodRaf1.pri, whole genome shotgun sequence genomic region harbors:
- the POMC gene encoding pro-opiomelanocortin encodes MLRRQGSSLWAALGILLIHLVGGAPNNCLDSGWCRDMETEAEVEECLRACRTGLSEETPVFPGNGHLQPLSESIRKYVMSHFRWNEFGKGNGTDPGHKREEFPHGPAMDALPARGSWETAGQGDLETLERQEGKRSYAMEHFRWGKPVGRKRRPVKVYPTAEDGEEELAESYPQEFRRDLSWEANPELGSPEENGEGTRSEEEEEEGGGPQPWEAKKDGTAYKMRHFRWNVPAPPKKKRYGGFMSPERSHTPLVTLFKNAIVKTAYKKGQ; translated from the exons ATGCTGAGACGCCAAGGAAGCAGTCTTTGGGCTGCCCTGGGCATCCTGCTCATCCACTTGGTGGGAGGAGCGCCCAACAACTGCCTGGACAGCGGCTGGTGCCGAGACATGGAGACGGAAGCGGAGGTCGAG GAATGCCTCAGGGCCTGCAGAACCGGCCTCTCGGAAGAAACCCCTGTTTTTCCCGGAAACGGCCACCTGCAGCCGCTGTCCGAGAGCATCCGCAAGTACGTCATGAGCCACTTCCGCTGGAACGAGTTCGGGAAGGGCAACGGCACCGACCCGGGCCACAAGCGGGAAGAGTTTCCTCACGGCCCCGCCATGGATGCCCTTCCGGCTCGAGGCAGCTGGGAAACTGCCGGGCAGGGCGACCTGGAGACCCTTGAGAGGCAGGAAGGCAAGCGGTCATACGCCATGGAGCACTTCCGCTGGGGTAAGCCAGTGGGGCGGAAGAGGAGGCCCGTCAAGGTCTACCCGACGGCGGAGGACGGAGAGGAGGAACTGGCCGAGAGCTACCCCCAGGAGTTCCGCAGGGACCTCTCCTGGGAGGCGAACCCCGAACTCGGCTCTCCCGAGGAGAACGGCGAGGGCACCCggtccgaggaggaggaggaagagggtggtGGCCCCCAACCCTGGGAGGCCAAGAAGGATGGCACGGCCTACAAGATGCGCCACTTTCGGTGGAATGTCCCTGCACCGCCCAAGAAGAAGCGCTATGGCGGCTTCATGAGCCCCGAGCGCAGCCACACGCCCCTAGTGACTCTTTTTAAGAACGCCATCGTCAAAACGGCCTACAAGAAAGGCCAatag